A single region of the Raphanus sativus cultivar WK10039 chromosome 1, ASM80110v3, whole genome shotgun sequence genome encodes:
- the LOC108835417 gene encoding uncharacterized protein LOC108835417 has product MVRREENIMDSARSWFHKFQPRDKPRKKDMLSGSTYGGGTETTVPGGGNETDTAAKLPPLGGDGEALSSTTKQKVAAAKQYIENHYKEQMKNLNERKERRTTLEKKLADAEVCEEDQNNLLKFLEKKETEYMRLQRHKMGADDFELLTMIGKGAFGEVRVCREKNTGHVFAMKKLKKSEMLRRGQVEHVKSERNLLAEVDSNCIVKLYCSFQDDAYLYLIMEYLPGGDMMTLLMRKDTLSEDEARFYAAETVLAIESIHKRNYIHRDIKPDNLLLDRIGHLRLSDFGLCKPLDCSVIEGEDFSRGGVGREDITSTAPKRSQQEQLQHWQKNRRMLAYSTVGTPDYIAPEVLLKKGYGMECDWWSLGAIMYEMLVGYPPFYADDPMSTCRKIVNWKTHLKFPEEARLSREAKDLVGKLLCNVNQRLGASQIKSHPWFEGVEWEKIYQMEAAYIPEVNDDLDTQNFEKFDEEDHQTQTASSKTGPWRKMLSSKDINFVGYTYKNFEIVNDYQVPGIAELKKKETKPKRPSVRSLFESESSESSSETVAGTEKHTINRCFSNPTSREIERKLKRQESK; this is encoded by the exons ATGGTGAGAAGAGAGGAGAACATTATGGATTCTGCAAGAAGTTGGTTTCACAAGTTTCAACCTCGAGACAAGCCTCGTAAAAAAGATATGCTCTCCGGTAGCACTTACGGCGGAGGAACAGAAACCACAGTCCCCGGCGGAGGAAATGAAACTGACACGGCGGCTAAGCTTCCTCCACTAGGCGGAGACGGAGAAGCACTCTCCAGTACAACCAAACAGAAAGTTGCGGCAGCCAAACAGTACATTGAGAATCATTACAAGGAACAGATGAAGAATCTTAACGAGAGGAAAgagag ACGAACAACGCTTGAGAAGAAACTAGCAGATGCAGAAGTATGTGAAGAAGATCAAAACAATCTTTTGAAGTTTCTtgagaagaaagaaacagagtaCATGAGACTCCAAAGACATAAGATGGGTGCTGATGATTTCGAACTCTTAACCATGATTGGTAAAGGAGCTTTTGGTGAGGTTCGAGTTTGTAGAGAGAAGAACACTGGTCATGTTTTTGCTATGAAGAAGCTCAAAAAGTCAGAAATGCTACGGCGAGGCCAG GTGGAGCATGTAAAATCAGAGAGGAATCTATTAGCAGAAGTAGATAGTAACTGTATAGTGAAACTATACTGTTCATTTCAAGACGATGCCTATCTTTACCTGATAATGGAGTATTTGCCCGGGGGCGATATGATGACTCTTCTGATGAGGAAAGACACTTTAAGTGAAGATGAAGCTAGATTCTATGCTGCTGAAACTGTTCTGGCTATTGAATCTATTCATAAACGCAATTATATCCACAG GGATATAAAGCCGGATAATCTGTTGCTTGATAGAATTGGACATTTGAGGTTGTCTGATTTTGGACTATGTAAGCCGTTGGATTGTAGTGTCATTGAAGGTGAAGATTTTTCCAGAGGAGGTGTAGGGAGAGAAGATATCACATCAACAGCTCCTAAACGCTCGCAGCAAGAGCAGTTACAACATTGGCAAAAGAATCGAAGAATGCTT GCTTACTCAACCGTTGGTACACCAGACTACATTGCACCTGAAGTCTTATTAAAGAAAGGATACGGCATGGAATGTGACTG GTGGTCACTAGGAGCAATAATGTACGAGATGCTTGTTGGGTATCCACCGTTTTACGCCGACGACCCAATGTCTACTTGTAGAAAG ATAGTGAATTGGAAAACACATTTGAAATTCCCTGAAGAAGCAAGGCTATCACGGGAGGCTAAAGATCTCGTTGGTAAGCTTTTGTGTAACGTCAACCAACGACTCGGTGCCTCTCAAATTAAG TCCCATCCATGGTTCGAAGGTGTTGAATGGGAAAAGATTTACCAAATGGAAGCCGCTTATATCCCTGAGGTCAACGATGATTTGGATACTCAAAACTTTGAGAAGTTCGATGAG GAGGATCATCAAACTCAAACAGCCTCCTCCAAAACAGGACCATGGAGAAAA ATGTTATCTTCAAAAGACATAAACTTTGTTGGCTACACATACAAAAACTTCGAAATCGTGAACGATTATCAAGTACCTGGGATAG CGGaactgaagaagaaagagacaaaaCCAAAGAGACCATCCGTTAGGTCACTATTCG AGAGCGAATCATCAGAGTCGTCGTCAGAAACGGTGGCTGGTACGGAGAAACATACAATAAACCGATGTTTCTCGAATCCGACCTCTCGTGAAATTGAACGCAAGCTGAAACGTCAGGAGTCTAAGTAG
- the LOC108821855 gene encoding uncharacterized protein LOC108821855 — protein MVFRLKRLWLFFYGSGSLWVPWIKENRFNGRSLWLINDAPRFSSAVRSMLQLKDQLHSFLRCSVGDGNTALFWYDYWTELGPLNLLFGTTGSRSLRIPLAATVSRAVNNGNWNLPPARSEFAETLQIILSATPVPSADFRGDVYLWRNASGGFGPSFSSRVTWERLRVVAPVVPWHSVVWFKEEIPRCSFITWTAFLGRLPTRDRLISWGLSVPPGCVLCSSADESTSHLLFICLFAVATWTRFCGRYLASRPSSLADVLHLSQHLSGPNASRAVVVLKLLNQVIVYNLWRERNSRIFTGVSSTHHAIFHKIDRSMRDRLLSLSRPSVIAPSPSLLELYFWFISPYS, from the coding sequence ATGGTCTTTAGGTTGAAACGGCTGTGGCTATTTTTCTATGGATCAGGTTCTCTATGGGTTCCGTGGATTAAAGAGAATCGGTTTAATGGTAGGAGTCTATGGCTGATTAATGATGCGCCAAGGTTTTCGAGTGCGGTGAGAAGTATGCTCCAGCTAAAGGACCAACTTCATAGCTTTCTCCGATGCAGCGTCGGTGATGGTAACACAGCCTTGTTTTGGTACGACTATTGGACGGAGTTGGGTCCATTGAATCTTTTATTCGGAACCACGGGTTCCCGATCTCTTAGGATTCCCCTTGCTGCCACTGTTTCTCGTGCGGTTAACAATGGAAATTGGAATCTTCCACCGGCTCGCTCTGAATTTGCGGAAACTCTTCAGATTATTCTGTCTGCAACGCCGGTCCCGTCAGCTGATTTCAGAGGTGATGTTTATTTGTGGAGAAACGCTTCCGGAGGTTTCGGACCATCTTTTTCTTCCCGGGTTACTTGGGAAAGATTGAGAGTGGTTGCTCCAGTGGTTCCATGGCATTCGGTGGTGTGGTTCAAAGAGGAGATCCCACGCTGCTCTTTCATAACTTGGACTGCTTTTCTTGGTAGATTGCCTACTCGAGATCGCTTGATTTCCTGGGGTCTTTCTGTACCTCCAGGTTGTGTTCTTTGCTCATCCGCTGATGAATCTACTTCTCATTTGCTTTTTATCTGTCTCTTTGCGGTTGCTACTTGGACTCGTTTTTGTGGCAGGTACTTGGCGTCAAGGCCATCCTCACTCGCAGACGTCCTTCATCTCAGCCAGCATCTGTCCGGACCGAATGCTTCTCGTGCTGTGGTGGTGCTCAAGCTGCTCAACCAAGTGATTGTCTACAACCTTTGGCGTGAGAGGAACAGCCGCATTTTCACCGGAGTATCTTCAACACATCATGCGATTTTTCACAAGATCGACCGTTCGATGCGTGATAGGCTACTGTCTCTATCCAGGCCTTCTGTTATagctccttctccttctttgcTTGAGTTGTATTTCTGGTTCATTTCCCCTTATAGTTAA